Genomic segment of Rhodococcus sp. W8901:
TCGTCGGAGCCGCACTGTTCCTGGCCGGTCCGGACAGCAAGTACATCACCGGCCAGACACTCGTCGTCGACGGCGGCCGACAGTTCATCTAGGAGGCGCAGCAATGCCCACAGTCACCTACACCGATCACGACGGCAACTCCCGCGTCGTCGAAGGCAGTGTCGGCGATTCCGTCATGGAGGTCGCGATGCGCAACGGCGTCGCCGGCATCATCGCCGAGTGCGGAGGCTCGCTGTCCTGCGCGACGTGCCATGTCTTCGTCCGGCCGGACCAGTTCGAAGACCTGTCGGCGATGGACGACATGGAAGACGAGATGCTCTACGGCACGGCGGTGGACCGCCAGGACAACTCCCGCCTGTCCTGCCAGGTCAAACTCACGGACGGCATGAATCTGCACGTGCGCACCCCGGAAACGCAGGTGTGACAATGGTTTCCGACGACTCCGCCGCCGGCAGCGGGCTACTCGTCATCGGGTCGAGCCAGGCCGGCGTCCAGCTGGCCGGCTCGCTCCGCGCCCTCGGGTACGCCCCGCCGATCACCCTGCTGGGCGACGAAAACCACCGCCCCTACCAGCGGCCGGCACTGTCCAAGGAGTTCCTGCAGGGTCTGGTTTCCGCCGAATCGCTGATCTTCCGCAGCGCGGAATACTGGGACGAGCACCGCATTTCGCTGGTCAAGGGTGAGCGCATCACCAGCGTCGAGCGCGGGCCCGACGGGTCGGGCGTCGCCGTCGCGGCGTCCGGCACGAGGTTCCCCTTCGATCGTCTGGCGCTGACCGTCGGTGCCCGCGCGCGAACGATCGACGTACCGGGCCACCACCTGGACGGGGTGCTGTACCTGCGCAATGCCGACGACGCCCTCGAGTTGCGCCGGCGCATGCCGGACGCCACCGACATCGTTGTCGTCGGCGGCGGGTTCATCGGGATCGAGGCGGCCGCGAGCGCCCTGAAGATGGGCAAGAGCGCTACGGTGCTCGAGGCCGGGCCGCGCCTGGTCGGCCGGGCCGTCGGGCCGGAGACGTCGGAGTATCTCCTCGAGGCACACCGCACACGCGGAATGCGAATCGAGTTGGACGCCAAGGTTTCCCGGATCGTGGAAGCGGACGGCGCGGTGACGGGCGTCGAGTTGACCGACGGACGCGTCCTGCCCGCGCAGATCGTGCTCGTCGGCATCGGCGTCGTGCCCAATGTCGAACTGGCGCAGTCGATGGGACTCGTCTGCAACGACGGCGTCCGCGTCGACGAGTACGCGCTGGCCTCCGACGGCACCACGGTCGCCGTGGGTGACTGCGCAAACATGCCCAACCCCGTGCCCGGCGCCGACCCGGGCGACCGGATCCGGGTCGAGAGCGTCAACAACGCCATCGAACACGCCAAGATCGCCGCCTACTCGCTCACCGGGCGCCGCACCGAATACACCAGCATTCCGTGGTTCTGGTCGAACCAGGGCGATCTGAAGCTGCAGATCGCGGGCCTGTCGACCGGATACGACACCACGGTCGTGCGCAGGGAC
This window contains:
- a CDS encoding 2Fe-2S iron-sulfur cluster-binding protein — its product is MPTVTYTDHDGNSRVVEGSVGDSVMEVAMRNGVAGIIAECGGSLSCATCHVFVRPDQFEDLSAMDDMEDEMLYGTAVDRQDNSRLSCQVKLTDGMNLHVRTPETQV
- a CDS encoding NAD(P)/FAD-dependent oxidoreductase, coding for MVSDDSAAGSGLLVIGSSQAGVQLAGSLRALGYAPPITLLGDENHRPYQRPALSKEFLQGLVSAESLIFRSAEYWDEHRISLVKGERITSVERGPDGSGVAVAASGTRFPFDRLALTVGARARTIDVPGHHLDGVLYLRNADDALELRRRMPDATDIVVVGGGFIGIEAAASALKMGKSATVLEAGPRLVGRAVGPETSEYLLEAHRTRGMRIELDAKVSRIVEADGAVTGVELTDGRVLPAQIVLVGIGVVPNVELAQSMGLVCNDGVRVDEYALASDGTTVAVGDCANMPNPVPGADPGDRIRVESVNNAIEHAKIAAYSLTGRRTEYTSIPWFWSNQGDLKLQIAGLSTGYDTTVVRRDEAKGKYTVLYYRGGRLIAADCVNNPLDFMAVRGALAKGAHIPADLAADPATALKTITAESADALPAPTPSESR